The following proteins are encoded in a genomic region of Patescibacteria group bacterium:
- a CDS encoding valine--tRNA ligase: MEMEKTYNHKNTEERLYKMWEEGGYFTPKIDPVKKPFSILLPLPNASDPMHMGNMLFTIQDVLARWHRMMGDPTLWLPGGDHAGIETQYVYEKHLVKQGTSRLNYDRYTLYKMIADFVEKNKGVNKNQMRRMGFSLDWTRYKYSLDTEIVKKVLETFSKLHKDGLVYRGERLVNYCAKCGTALSDLEVNHIAETATLYFLDYEAIQIATTRPETIFADSAVAVNPRDKRYKNLVGKDAIIPLINKKIPIISDEAVEKDFGTGALKITPAHDALDNEIGQKHKLNSIKCIDIRGKMMNVPAKYLGMNVPTAREAVLEDLKKEGKLIKEIPLEHTINTCYKCNKIIESTLIPQWYVRTKPLAIPAIKAIKEGKTKIVPKKRFEKMYFDWLENIHDWNISRQIVWGPRIPAWFCLDCNPDIEINFIDKRGQKVFGEYKKLRKKYEFSEIEKGLQSLSAPVGAKYSLDKGICHKCSGKNVLQETDTFDTWFLSGQWPLTTLGFPESEDFKYFYPTSVLDTMWDILFFWVARMMMLCLYNTGQVPFKTVHLHARVVDKNGAKMSKSKGNTIDPMEMVEKYGADAVRMALIFGVAQASDVVVSEDKIRAMRNFANKVWNIGRFLEYSFEQYGKPVPFYSEKVTAKLLPSDRKQLKELKLLTIGVTKALNTYQFSKAVESLYEFVWHTLADVYVEEVKTREDKETALMVLRHVYLTSLKLLHPFMPFVTEEIWSKIPREYNNPLIISPWPL; encoded by the coding sequence ATGGAGATGGAAAAAACATATAACCACAAAAACACGGAAGAACGGCTTTATAAAATGTGGGAGGAGGGGGGTTACTTTACACCCAAAATTGACCCCGTCAAAAAACCTTTTTCCATACTCCTCCCACTTCCAAATGCTAGCGACCCTATGCATATGGGAAATATGCTCTTTACCATTCAAGATGTTTTAGCGCGGTGGCATCGTATGATGGGAGACCCCACTTTGTGGCTACCCGGCGGAGACCACGCAGGTATCGAAACACAATATGTTTATGAAAAACATTTAGTTAAACAAGGTACAAGCCGTTTAAATTATGATCGCTACACATTGTACAAAATGATTGCGGATTTTGTAGAGAAAAATAAAGGTGTAAACAAAAATCAAATGCGAAGAATGGGGTTTTCATTAGATTGGACAAGATACAAATACAGCTTGGACACAGAGATTGTTAAAAAGGTTCTTGAGACTTTCTCTAAACTTCATAAAGATGGTCTAGTCTACAGAGGAGAACGACTTGTTAATTACTGCGCCAAATGCGGAACGGCGCTTTCGGACTTAGAAGTTAATCATATAGCGGAAACCGCTACACTTTATTTCCTTGATTATGAGGCAATCCAAATCGCCACCACCCGCCCCGAAACTATTTTTGCAGATTCGGCCGTTGCCGTTAATCCAAGGGATAAAAGATACAAAAATCTTGTGGGAAAAGATGCAATTATTCCTTTAATAAACAAAAAAATACCAATCATATCCGATGAAGCGGTAGAAAAGGACTTTGGCACCGGGGCGTTAAAGATTACCCCCGCGCACGATGCGTTGGATAATGAGATCGGCCAAAAACACAAACTTAATTCCATTAAATGTATTGATATTCGCGGAAAGATGATGAATGTCCCCGCAAAATATCTTGGAATGAATGTGCCGACTGCCCGTGAGGCGGTTTTGGAAGATTTAAAAAAGGAAGGAAAGTTGATAAAAGAAATTCCCTTGGAACATACAATAAATACCTGCTATAAATGTAATAAAATCATTGAGTCCACACTTATTCCGCAATGGTATGTAAGAACAAAACCCCTAGCTATACCTGCAATTAAAGCTATTAAGGAAGGCAAAACAAAAATCGTTCCTAAAAAAAGGTTTGAGAAAATGTATTTTGATTGGCTAGAAAATATCCACGATTGGAACATCTCGCGGCAAATCGTTTGGGGACCAAGGATTCCCGCGTGGTTTTGTTTAGACTGCAACCCAGATATTGAAATAAATTTTATAGATAAAAGAGGACAGAAAGTTTTTGGAGAATATAAAAAGTTAAGGAAAAAATATGAATTTTCGGAAATTGAAAAAGGATTGCAATCATTATCCGCGCCGGTGGGCGCGAAATATTCTCTGGACAAAGGCATTTGCCATAAATGTAGCGGGAAAAATGTTTTGCAGGAAACCGATACTTTTGATACTTGGTTTTTGTCGGGTCAATGGCCCTTAACAACTTTAGGGTTTCCGGAAAGCGAGGATTTTAAATATTTTTACCCCACTTCTGTTTTAGACACTATGTGGGACATTTTATTTTTCTGGGTTGCCCGAATGATGATGTTATGCCTTTACAATACCGGACAAGTCCCTTTTAAAACCGTTCATTTGCACGCTAGAGTTGTAGACAAGAACGGCGCTAAAATGAGCAAGAGCAAGGGAAACACTATTGACCCTATGGAAATGGTTGAAAAGTACGGCGCTGACGCGGTACGAATGGCTTTAATTTTCGGCGTTGCGCAAGCAAGCGATGTTGTTGTAAGCGAGGATAAAATTAGGGCTATGAGAAATTTTGCTAATAAAGTTTGGAATATTGGGAGATTTTTGGAGTATTCGTTTGAGCAGTATGGTAAACCAGTACCCTTCTACTCTGAAAAAGTTACTGCCAAACTTCTGCCTTCCGATCGTAAGCAACTTAAGGAACTTAAGTTGCTTACGATTGGCGTCACCAAAGCCTTGAACACTTATCAATTCTCTAAAGCAGTAGAAAGCCTATACGAATTTGTTTGGCACACACTTGCGGATGTTTATGTAGAGGAAGTAAAAACAAGAGAAGATAAGGAGACAGCTTTAATGGTTTTGCGCCATGTTTATTTAACTTCTCTAAAACTCTTGCATCCGTTTATGCCTTTTGTAACCGAAGAA
- the sufC gene encoding Fe-S cluster assembly ATPase SufC translates to MLKIRNLEVNREGKRILKGVTLRIKSGETHILMGPNGSGKSTLANTLMGNPLYKVVGGEMSFEGKSLLNLSPDKRAKLGLFLAFQYPVEISGVSMASFLRTAYKELGKPLGFFNKNLEGSLKFLNIDKGFMQRYLNEGFSGGEKKKSEILQLAMFSPKLAILDETDSGLDVSALKTVAESFTKIKIKNPKLSFLIITHYTRILKYLDVDFVHIMLNGRVVKSGGIELSEEVEEKGGYGE, encoded by the coding sequence ATGTTAAAAATACGAAACCTAGAAGTTAATAGGGAAGGGAAAAGAATCCTAAAAGGTGTTACTTTGCGTATAAAATCCGGTGAGACTCATATTTTAATGGGACCCAACGGTTCGGGTAAATCCACTCTTGCCAACACTTTAATGGGAAACCCGTTATATAAAGTTGTAGGTGGGGAGATGTCTTTTGAGGGTAAATCTCTTCTTAATTTAAGTCCCGATAAAAGGGCTAAACTTGGCTTGTTTTTAGCTTTTCAGTATCCCGTTGAAATTAGCGGGGTCTCTATGGCTTCTTTTTTAAGAACTGCTTACAAGGAACTTGGAAAACCGTTAGGATTTTTCAATAAAAATTTAGAGGGCAGTTTAAAATTTTTAAACATTGATAAAGGATTTATGCAAAGATATCTGAACGAAGGTTTTAGCGGGGGGGAGAAAAAGAAAAGCGAGATTTTGCAACTTGCTATGTTTTCTCCAAAACTTGCAATTTTGGACGAAACGGATAGCGGGTTGGATGTTTCCGCGCTTAAAACTGTGGCGGAATCTTTTACCAAAATAAAAATTAAGAATCCCAAATTGAGTTTTTTAATAATTACCCACTACACTCGCATATTGAAATATCTGGATGTTGATTTTGTTCACATAATGTTGAATGGGAGGGTTGTTAAATCTGGGGGTATTGAACTTTCGGAGGAAGTGGAGGAGAAGGGGGGGTACGGGGAGTAA
- a CDS encoding metalloregulator ArsR/SmtB family transcription factor, which translates to MNIKDECPYCFKALAVPVRAKIYALLSKQKTLSVSDIVKEFNLTQPTISYHLKEMENVGLIVSKKEGRKVFYSVLGRCLYEGKRCVITPFLKHVKNTKPRS; encoded by the coding sequence ATGAATATAAAAGACGAATGTCCTTATTGTTTTAAAGCGCTTGCGGTTCCCGTTCGCGCTAAAATATACGCTTTGTTGTCAAAGCAAAAAACGCTTTCTGTTTCGGATATTGTAAAGGAATTTAATTTAACACAACCCACAATATCCTACCACCTAAAAGAGATGGAAAATGTGGGTCTTATTGTGTCCAAAAAAGAAGGCAGGAAGGTATTTTATTCTGTTTTAGGAAGGTGTTTATATGAGGGAAAGAGGTGTGTAATAACTCCTTTCTTAAAGCATGTTAAAAATACGAAACCTAGAAGTTAA
- a CDS encoding L,D-transpeptidase encodes MNFKFIVPISILILVSAIYIPKVFSHTQKPIEETLLTGKYELTQKQALFHGQKIPIPSPKESKIVAGVLGKSDNEKRIEIDLTNQKLYAYEGGEKIFDFLISSGKWGWTPTGEFTIWTKLRYTLMTGGSQALGTYYYLPNVPFVMFFYNEDVPKMKGFSLHGTYWHDNFGHPMSHGCVNMKTEEVEQLFYWAKPELPKGQWSVYANSDNPGTRIVIYGETPNE; translated from the coding sequence ATGAATTTTAAATTTATCGTGCCCATCTCAATACTTATTCTCGTTTCAGCTATCTATATACCTAAAGTTTTTTCGCACACGCAGAAACCAATAGAAGAAACCCTCCTCACTGGCAAATACGAGTTAACTCAAAAACAAGCGCTATTCCATGGCCAAAAAATTCCCATTCCTTCGCCCAAAGAATCTAAAATAGTCGCTGGCGTTTTGGGAAAGTCCGATAACGAAAAAAGAATAGAAATTGACCTCACAAATCAAAAACTTTACGCTTATGAGGGGGGTGAAAAAATCTTTGATTTTCTTATATCCAGTGGCAAATGGGGATGGACGCCAACCGGAGAATTTACCATTTGGACAAAATTAAGATACACGCTAATGACAGGGGGTTCGCAAGCGCTAGGAACATACTATTATCTTCCCAATGTGCCTTTTGTAATGTTTTTCTACAACGAGGATGTTCCAAAAATGAAGGGTTTTAGTTTGCACGGAACATACTGGCACGATAATTTCGGCCACCCAATGAGTCACGGATGTGTAAATATGAAAACTGAAGAAGTGGAACAACTCTTTTACTGGGCCAAACCAGAACTTCCAAAAGGACAATGGAGCGTGTATGCAAATTCTGATAATCCCGGAACAAGAATAGTAATCTACGGAGAAACCCCCAACGAATAA
- a CDS encoding PIN domain-containing protein encodes MDRVFIDTNYFIRLIIGEPLDQNRKANKLFREGALSNIQLFTTAIVVFEIYWVLSSFYKKDKKQISSVLIDILRMNFIDIENRDILLSAVKTYCTTSLDLEDSYNLCFARSKKANIFATFDKRLCKISGRKFSNTP; translated from the coding sequence ATGGATAGGGTGTTTATTGACACAAATTATTTTATTAGGCTTATTATTGGGGAGCCTTTAGATCAAAATAGAAAGGCGAATAAGCTTTTTAGGGAAGGGGCTTTATCCAACATACAACTTTTTACAACGGCGATTGTGGTTTTTGAGATATATTGGGTGCTATCCAGCTTTTATAAAAAGGACAAAAAACAAATATCCTCTGTTCTTATAGATATTTTAAGAATGAACTTTATAGATATAGAGAACAGGGATATTTTATTAAGCGCGGTTAAAACATACTGTACAACATCACTTGATTTGGAAGATTCCTATAATCTGTGCTTTGCGCGGAGCAAAAAAGCCAACATCTTCGCCACTTTTGATAAAAGATTGTGTAAAATCTCCGGTCGCAAATTTTCTAATACCCCTTGA
- a CDS encoding cob(I)yrinic acid a,c-diamide adenosyltransferase, whose translation MLAILTGDGKGKTTSALGTALRAAGWNKKVLFVQFIKMDEFPTGEKKAIEKFLPANITIKTLGLGFVGIKGDDKSLNAHRQKAKEALEKTKEAVSRCHYDLVVLDEILGAIAGRLLTVKDVSSLLDKVDKNSDVVLTGRSAPKALVDKADLVSEIRKIKHPYDKGILAKKGFDF comes from the coding sequence ATGCTTGCGATACTAACCGGAGATGGAAAAGGAAAAACCACTTCCGCCCTCGGAACAGCTTTAAGGGCCGCGGGATGGAACAAAAAAGTTTTGTTCGTCCAATTTATAAAGATGGACGAATTCCCAACCGGCGAGAAAAAAGCTATAGAAAAATTCCTCCCTGCCAACATCACCATTAAAACTTTGGGTCTTGGGTTTGTGGGTATAAAGGGAGACGATAAAAGTCTAAACGCGCATCGGCAAAAAGCCAAAGAAGCGCTTGAAAAAACAAAAGAAGCCGTTTCGCGTTGCCATTACGATTTGGTTGTTTTGGACGAGATATTAGGCGCAATCGCCGGAAGACTGCTAACTGTAAAAGATGTTTCCAGTCTTTTGGACAAAGTGGACAAGAATTCGGATGTGGTTCTAACGGGTCGTTCCGCACCAAAAGCTTTAGTGGACAAAGCAGATTTGGTATCCGAAATCAGAAAAATAAAACACCCTTATGATAAAGGAATTTTAGCAAAAAAAGGTTTTGACTTTTAG
- a CDS encoding AbrB/MazE/SpoVT family DNA-binding domain-containing protein codes for MLKTVRITSKRQVTIPSKIFKALNLDEGGFLIAEKSHGSIILTPAENLVGRLSGVVKVPEKYKNMSADDIIRESKKEYFNG; via the coding sequence ATGCTTAAAACTGTGCGAATAACCAGCAAAAGACAGGTTACCATTCCTTCAAAGATATTCAAAGCCTTGAATTTAGATGAGGGCGGGTTTCTTATTGCGGAAAAATCGCATGGTTCCATAATATTAACCCCGGCGGAAAATCTCGTGGGCAGGCTTTCAGGGGTAGTGAAAGTACCCGAAAAATATAAGAATATGAGTGCCGACGATATAATAAGAGAATCAAAGAAAGAGTACTTTAATGGATAG